A single window of Luteipulveratus halotolerans DNA harbors:
- a CDS encoding esterase/lipase family protein has product MPKRGILVSAVLTGATALVAAMPQSASAAEDPVGPVQLGFLAAKAYATAVPTAVAPGMNDWSCKPSAAHPRPVVLVHGTWANRYDSFALISPELKKAGYCVYGLNYGDENDSVLGKIPGVYATAAIKPSGGEIAAFVDKVTASTGSKQVDMVGWSQGGIAARSYLQFYGGADPSNPANNKVKNLITYGATHHGTTLSGLATLAQKIGILDSTPPVLGQAAVDQTIDSPFQQELNANGDTVPGVSYTVIGTKYDEVTTPYTRTFLTAGPGATVKNITLQDGCAIDFSDHLSIIYSWRTIGLTKKALDPSANVFVPCLPNAPVL; this is encoded by the coding sequence ATGCCGAAGCGCGGCATCCTCGTCTCAGCAGTCCTCACCGGCGCGACCGCTCTGGTCGCCGCCATGCCCCAGTCCGCCAGCGCTGCCGAAGATCCTGTCGGACCGGTGCAGCTGGGCTTCCTGGCCGCCAAGGCCTACGCGACCGCAGTCCCCACCGCGGTCGCGCCGGGCATGAACGACTGGAGCTGTAAGCCGAGTGCGGCACACCCTCGTCCTGTCGTGCTCGTGCACGGCACCTGGGCCAACCGCTACGACTCGTTCGCACTCATCTCGCCCGAGCTGAAGAAGGCCGGCTACTGCGTCTACGGCCTCAACTACGGCGACGAGAACGACTCGGTGCTCGGGAAGATCCCGGGGGTCTACGCCACGGCGGCCATCAAGCCCTCCGGCGGCGAGATCGCGGCGTTCGTCGACAAGGTGACCGCCTCCACCGGCAGCAAGCAGGTCGACATGGTCGGCTGGTCGCAGGGTGGGATCGCGGCCCGCTCGTACCTGCAGTTCTACGGCGGCGCCGACCCTAGCAACCCCGCCAACAACAAGGTCAAGAACCTCATCACCTACGGCGCCACCCACCACGGCACGACCCTGAGCGGCCTCGCGACCCTCGCCCAGAAGATCGGGATCCTCGACTCCACGCCGCCGGTCCTCGGCCAGGCTGCTGTCGACCAGACCATCGACTCGCCGTTCCAGCAGGAGCTCAACGCCAACGGCGACACCGTGCCCGGTGTGAGCTACACGGTGATCGGCACGAAGTACGACGAGGTCACCACGCCCTACACCCGCACCTTCCTCACGGCAGGCCCCGGTGCGACCGTCAAGAACATCACCCTGCAGGACGGCTGCGCGATCGACTTCAGCGACCACCTGTCGATTATCTACAGCTGGCGCACGATCGGCCTCACCAAGAAGGCGCTCGACCCGAGCGCCAACGTCTTCGTGCCCTGCCTCCCGAACGCACCCGTTCTCTGA
- a CDS encoding serine hydrolase domain-containing protein: MRSTRAFTLGLDAVRRAQSEPGPTGRPLLPGAVALAMVDGEVVACEASGWAVLYADRAGREVPVAERVPMAADTRFDIASISKVFTTLVLTQMVEEGAVDLASPVVAYLPEFVEKDDVTVEQLAVHTSGLPWWLPLWSDWPTREARLEAVLRCPLEAPAGTRYTYSDLNLITLQLVIEAVTGLSLELLVLQRITGPLGMEHTSFGRVLTELCAATEDEVEAGRGLVRGVVHDENAWSLGGVSGHAGLFSTAGDLALLARCLMDEGRYDGGRLLGAPGLDLVTRDLRGVEGEAHSLAFEIDRPAWMGRLSGPRTIGHTGFTGTSLVVDLDRRAAAVLLTNRVHPSRELGSIHPVRAAWASAVADALD, from the coding sequence ATGCGATCCACTCGGGCGTTCACGCTGGGACTCGACGCGGTCCGGCGGGCGCAGTCCGAGCCCGGCCCGACCGGGCGGCCGCTGCTGCCCGGTGCGGTGGCGCTCGCGATGGTCGACGGTGAGGTCGTCGCGTGTGAGGCCTCCGGGTGGGCGGTGCTGTACGCCGACCGCGCCGGCCGCGAGGTGCCCGTCGCCGAGCGGGTGCCGATGGCCGCCGACACCCGGTTCGACATCGCCTCGATCAGCAAGGTGTTCACGACGCTCGTGCTGACCCAGATGGTCGAGGAGGGTGCGGTCGACCTCGCGAGCCCGGTGGTGGCGTACCTGCCCGAGTTCGTCGAGAAGGACGACGTGACGGTCGAGCAGCTGGCCGTCCACACGAGCGGTCTGCCGTGGTGGCTGCCGCTGTGGAGCGACTGGCCGACGCGTGAGGCACGCCTCGAGGCGGTGCTCCGCTGCCCGTTGGAGGCGCCGGCGGGCACGCGCTACACCTACAGCGACCTCAACCTCATCACGCTCCAGCTGGTGATCGAGGCGGTGACCGGTCTGTCGCTCGAACTCCTTGTGCTGCAACGGATCACGGGTCCGCTGGGGATGGAGCACACGTCGTTCGGACGGGTCCTCACCGAGCTGTGCGCGGCCACCGAGGACGAGGTCGAGGCCGGTCGCGGCCTGGTGCGCGGCGTCGTCCACGACGAGAACGCCTGGTCACTCGGCGGGGTCAGCGGCCACGCCGGACTGTTCTCGACCGCCGGCGACCTGGCCCTGCTCGCCCGGTGTCTGATGGACGAGGGGCGGTACGACGGTGGCCGCCTCCTCGGCGCGCCCGGCCTCGACCTGGTGACCCGTGACCTACGTGGTGTCGAGGGAGAGGCGCACAGTCTGGCGTTCGAGATCGACCGGCCCGCCTGGATGGGCCGGCTCAGCGGGCCGCGGACGATCGGTCACACGGGGTTCACCGGCACCTCGCTGGTGGTCGACCTCGACCGACGAGCGGCGGCCGTGCTGCTCACCAACAGGGTGCATCCCAGCCGTGAGCTCGGCTCGATCCACCCGGTCCGAGCAGCCTGGGCCTCAGCCGTGGCCGATGCGCTCGACTGA
- a CDS encoding TIGR03767 family metallophosphoesterase, with product MSSINRRSFLLAGAGGIGAVALSCGRGSSAYALDQRLRLGAQRAVSTAGTTLEQAASPAGASGYRRLTAGPGYALTVRNDLATGKADRDDRRTPLASIVHFTDLHMIDAQSPMRFEFLHDITGSAFRPQEALGTHGAAQLVKRVNDIKVGPFSGRPFDCVVSTGDNTDNHEDVELDWFLTAMSGGTITASTGDSTHWEGVQSGGDSNYYNPELTVQDRYKKAGFPTLPGFFGRATAPHKSAGLDTPWYSVFGNHDDSIEGTLPSNFLGLDAVYTDSFKFTGFADSTSNAALQDALRTQSTAILNQDGTMTSGWKVTPDSRRRPFTPVEYIERHRRAAYTGPGPFGHGFDEEAAATGRGYYAFPIAPGVTGIAMDSTNRAGFTEGSIGDEQWRWLKKRLQAGSSTYWDWGFKHTHAVEDEYFVLFSHHTSASMSNILMDPAKPELRHAGFELLRMLHDFPNVLAWVNGHTHRNAITAQGHADPRRAFWEINTASHVDFPQQARIIDVCDNKDGTLSLFTTLIESAAPYQSSYDAGTQSALASLYRELSFNDIHADLSQEGAAGDRDTELLLVDPRL from the coding sequence ATGTCCTCGATCAACCGTCGCTCGTTCCTGCTCGCCGGTGCCGGCGGCATCGGAGCCGTCGCCCTCAGCTGTGGGCGCGGCAGCTCGGCGTACGCGCTCGACCAGCGCCTGCGCCTCGGAGCGCAGCGGGCGGTCAGCACCGCCGGTACGACGTTGGAGCAGGCCGCCTCACCCGCCGGCGCCTCGGGCTACCGCCGCCTCACGGCCGGCCCCGGCTACGCCCTGACGGTGCGCAACGACCTGGCGACGGGCAAGGCCGACCGCGACGACCGGCGTACCCCGCTGGCGTCGATCGTGCACTTCACCGACCTGCACATGATCGACGCCCAGTCGCCGATGCGGTTCGAGTTCCTGCACGACATCACCGGCTCGGCGTTCCGCCCGCAGGAGGCCCTCGGCACCCATGGCGCCGCCCAGCTCGTCAAGCGCGTCAACGACATCAAGGTCGGCCCGTTCAGCGGTCGCCCGTTCGACTGCGTCGTGTCGACCGGCGACAACACCGACAACCACGAGGACGTCGAGCTCGACTGGTTCCTCACCGCGATGAGTGGCGGCACGATCACCGCCAGCACGGGCGACTCGACCCACTGGGAAGGCGTCCAGTCCGGCGGCGACAGCAACTACTACAACCCTGAGCTGACCGTCCAGGACCGCTACAAGAAGGCCGGATTCCCCACTCTCCCAGGCTTTTTCGGCCGCGCGACCGCTCCGCACAAGAGCGCCGGTCTCGACACGCCCTGGTACTCCGTCTTCGGCAACCACGACGACTCGATCGAGGGCACGCTGCCGTCGAACTTCCTCGGCCTGGACGCCGTCTACACCGACAGCTTCAAGTTCACCGGGTTCGCCGACAGCACGAGCAACGCCGCGCTGCAGGACGCACTGCGCACCCAGAGCACCGCGATCCTCAACCAGGACGGCACGATGACCTCCGGCTGGAAGGTCACGCCCGACTCGCGCCGGCGCCCGTTCACCCCGGTCGAGTACATCGAGCGGCACCGGCGCGCGGCGTACACCGGACCGGGCCCGTTCGGCCACGGGTTCGACGAGGAGGCAGCGGCCACCGGCCGCGGCTACTACGCGTTCCCGATCGCCCCGGGCGTCACCGGCATCGCCATGGACTCGACCAACCGGGCCGGCTTCACCGAGGGCTCGATCGGCGACGAGCAGTGGCGCTGGCTCAAGAAGCGCCTGCAGGCCGGGTCGAGCACCTACTGGGACTGGGGCTTCAAGCACACGCACGCGGTCGAGGACGAGTACTTCGTGCTGTTCAGCCACCACACGTCGGCCTCGATGAGCAACATCCTGATGGACCCGGCCAAGCCCGAGCTGCGGCACGCCGGCTTCGAGCTGCTGCGCATGCTGCACGACTTCCCCAACGTGCTCGCCTGGGTCAACGGCCACACCCACCGCAACGCGATCACGGCGCAGGGGCACGCCGACCCGCGCCGCGCGTTCTGGGAGATCAACACCGCCTCGCACGTCGACTTCCCACAGCAGGCCCGCATCATCGACGTGTGCGACAACAAGGACGGCACGCTGTCGCTGTTCACCACCCTCATCGAGTCAGCCGCGCCCTACCAGTCGTCGTACGACGCGGGCACCCAGTCCGCGCTGGCGTCGCTCTACCGTGAGCTGTCGTTCAACGACATCCACGCCGACCTCTCGCAGGAGGGCGCCGCCGGCGACCGCGACACCGAGCTGCTGCTGGTCGACCCGCGCCTGTGA
- a CDS encoding alpha/beta fold hydrolase yields MPASQLKALRAARQAKKVRGTVPHTRRPGVVVPTTYIWGRNDFALGRAAAEMTEEYVEADYAFIELDAGHWLPELNAEDVADAVIDRIRSARGGASRA; encoded by the coding sequence ATGCCGGCCTCGCAGCTGAAGGCGCTGCGTGCGGCCCGCCAGGCGAAGAAGGTGCGCGGCACGGTGCCTCACACGCGACGGCCGGGCGTCGTCGTACCGACCACGTACATCTGGGGCCGCAACGACTTCGCCCTCGGGCGCGCGGCCGCCGAGATGACCGAGGAGTACGTCGAGGCCGACTACGCGTTCATCGAGCTCGACGCCGGCCACTGGCTGCCCGAGCTGAACGCCGAGGACGTCGCGGACGCCGTGATCGACCGCATCCGCAGCGCCCGAGGCGGCGCCTCCCGCGCCTGA
- a CDS encoding alpha/beta fold hydrolase → MDTFANDGLTFDLIDSGPRDGEVVLLLHGFPQDQHAYDRVLPPLHDAGLRTVTFDQRGYSPGARPAGRSAYDMKHLVADALAAMDALGVQRFHVVGHDWGGAVAWSLAQLAAQRVRTVTVLSTPHPDALVRAFGTLDQARKSWYMGFFQLPVIPSASSRGRCARRTPASTRATSTGTSPGSARPTPSPGRSTGTARCRPRS, encoded by the coding sequence GTGGACACCTTCGCCAACGACGGCCTGACCTTCGACCTCATCGACTCCGGCCCGCGCGACGGAGAGGTCGTGCTGCTGCTGCACGGCTTCCCGCAGGACCAGCACGCGTACGACCGCGTCCTGCCCCCGCTGCACGACGCCGGCCTGCGCACGGTCACCTTCGACCAGCGCGGCTACTCCCCCGGCGCGCGGCCGGCCGGGCGGTCGGCGTACGACATGAAGCACCTCGTCGCCGACGCGCTCGCTGCGATGGATGCGTTGGGAGTGCAGCGTTTTCACGTCGTCGGCCACGACTGGGGCGGCGCCGTCGCATGGTCGCTCGCCCAGCTCGCGGCACAGCGGGTGCGCACCGTGACGGTGCTCTCGACCCCGCACCCCGACGCCCTGGTGCGCGCGTTCGGCACGCTCGACCAGGCGCGCAAGAGCTGGTACATGGGGTTCTTCCAGCTGCCTGTCATCCCGAGCGCGTCATCCCGGGGACGCTGCGCAAGACGTACGCCGGCCTCGACGCGAGCGACATCGACCGGTACGTCGCCCGGTTCAGCTCGCCCGACTCCCTCACCGGGCCGCTCAACTGGTACCGCGCGATGCCGGCCTCGCAGCTGA
- a CDS encoding GntR family transcriptional regulator — translation MSDTIAPASDRAYDHVKRAILRGDREGGAFFTEGQVADEVGVSRTPVREALLRLQAEGLVALYPKKGALVVPVTPREAHEVLEARLLLEEWAAGRAWPHRAALVEALRPHLAAMQQAKAADDVAAFSEADRTFHEAIVEAAGNAVLTRQYRMLRDRQLCILADGIRASASRMTHAITAHRTLIRVLEQGTKAEFVRESRAHVVDAMDRLGVAR, via the coding sequence ATGTCTGACACCATCGCACCTGCCTCCGACCGCGCTTACGACCACGTCAAGCGGGCCATCCTGCGCGGTGACCGTGAGGGCGGCGCGTTCTTCACCGAGGGCCAGGTCGCCGACGAGGTCGGCGTCAGCCGTACGCCGGTGCGCGAGGCCCTGCTGCGCCTGCAGGCCGAAGGGCTGGTCGCGCTCTACCCGAAGAAGGGCGCGCTCGTCGTACCCGTGACACCGCGCGAGGCGCACGAGGTGCTGGAGGCGCGCCTGCTGCTCGAGGAGTGGGCGGCCGGGCGCGCGTGGCCGCACCGGGCTGCGCTCGTGGAGGCCCTCCGGCCGCACCTCGCCGCGATGCAGCAGGCCAAGGCTGCCGACGACGTCGCGGCGTTCAGCGAGGCCGACCGCACGTTCCACGAGGCGATCGTCGAAGCCGCCGGCAACGCGGTCCTCACCCGGCAGTACCGCATGCTGCGCGACCGTCAGCTGTGCATCCTCGCCGACGGCATCCGGGCCAGCGCCTCACGCATGACGCACGCGATCACCGCGCACCGCACACTCATCCGCGTCCTCGAGCAGGGCACCAAGGCCGAGTTCGTCCGTGAGTCGCGCGCGCACGTCGTCGACGCGATGGACCGGTTGGGGGTGGCCCGATGA
- a CDS encoding MFS transporter, with amino-acid sequence MNDAVLRHPLGGRRAWTVWTSAVLVYVLAIFHRTSLGVAGIVAADRFHISSAQLATFAMVQLAVYAAMQIPVGALLDRYGSKVLLLAGVTTMSAAQLAFAFVDSYAAGILARVFVGMGDAMVFVSVLRLVALWFPPARTPMVTQVTGFAGQLGALAAAGPLAAALDGLGWTRSFLLAAGLGVVLGLVLLVVVQDSPYADRERTELKMRAVGRAVAHAWRQPGTRLGLWCHFTSQFSSNMFAIMWGFPFLTAGQGLSTGRAGQLLALMVVTTVLTSPLFGVFVTRYPYSRSTLILGLVAAIVTVWTVVLLWPGRAPLWLLVVLVVVTAVGGPGSMVGFDLARTFNPPTRIGSATGIVNVGGFVAALSTIVLIGAALDHVSPGGPSTYTVDSFRWAMAVQYLVWGLGVVMIVRYRHRTRRHVHADETGAYEHLIPERLRVPA; translated from the coding sequence ATGAACGACGCCGTCCTGCGTCATCCGCTCGGAGGCCGCCGCGCCTGGACGGTCTGGACCAGCGCCGTGCTTGTCTACGTCCTCGCGATCTTCCACCGCACCTCGCTCGGCGTGGCCGGCATCGTCGCGGCCGACCGGTTCCACATCAGCTCGGCGCAGCTCGCGACCTTCGCGATGGTGCAGCTCGCGGTCTACGCGGCCATGCAGATCCCGGTCGGGGCGCTGCTCGATCGCTACGGCTCCAAGGTGCTGCTCCTCGCCGGGGTGACGACGATGTCGGCGGCCCAGCTGGCGTTCGCGTTCGTCGACTCCTACGCCGCGGGCATCCTGGCTCGCGTGTTCGTCGGCATGGGCGACGCGATGGTGTTCGTGTCGGTGCTGCGGCTGGTGGCGCTGTGGTTCCCGCCGGCCCGTACGCCGATGGTCACCCAGGTGACCGGGTTCGCCGGTCAGCTCGGCGCGCTCGCGGCGGCCGGCCCGCTCGCCGCCGCGCTCGACGGTCTCGGTTGGACGCGTTCGTTCCTGCTGGCGGCCGGGCTGGGAGTCGTGCTCGGGCTGGTGCTGCTCGTCGTCGTACAGGACAGCCCGTACGCCGACCGCGAGCGCACCGAGCTCAAGATGCGCGCCGTCGGTCGGGCCGTCGCGCACGCGTGGCGGCAGCCCGGCACCCGGCTCGGCCTGTGGTGCCACTTCACGTCGCAGTTCAGCTCGAACATGTTCGCGATCATGTGGGGCTTCCCGTTCCTCACGGCCGGGCAGGGCCTGTCGACCGGTCGTGCCGGACAGCTGCTGGCGCTGATGGTCGTGACGACGGTGCTCACCAGCCCGCTGTTCGGGGTGTTCGTGACGCGCTACCCCTACTCCCGCTCGACGCTGATCCTCGGCCTGGTCGCGGCGATCGTGACGGTGTGGACCGTCGTCCTGCTCTGGCCGGGGCGGGCACCGCTGTGGCTGCTCGTCGTGCTCGTGGTCGTCACGGCGGTCGGCGGACCGGGGTCGATGGTGGGCTTCGACCTGGCGCGCACGTTCAACCCGCCGACGCGCATCGGCAGCGCCACCGGCATCGTCAACGTGGGTGGGTTCGTCGCGGCGCTCAGCACGATCGTGCTCATCGGTGCGGCGCTCGACCACGTGTCACCCGGCGGCCCGTCGACCTACACCGTCGACTCGTTCCGGTGGGCGATGGCCGTGCAGTACCTCGTGTGGGGGCTCGGTGTCGTGATGATCGTGCGCTACCGGCACCGCACCCGCCGGCACGTGCACGCCGACGAGACGGGTGCGTACGAGCACCTCATCCCCGAGCGCCTGCGCGTCCCCGCCTGA
- a CDS encoding inorganic diphosphatase yields MEFDVSIEIPRGTRNKYEIDHETGRIRLDRLLFTAMSYPADYGYIEDTLGEDGDPLDALVLLDEPTFPGCVVRARAIGVFKMVDEAGGDDKILCVPAGDPRKDGIQDLGDVSEFTIKEMQHFFETYKALEPGKSVEEGSHWVGVDQADKVITDALQRAKDEGVTTARWAMPGHAPDDTERSIDRDESTDSQADKPEA; encoded by the coding sequence ATGGAGTTCGACGTCAGCATCGAGATCCCGCGCGGAACTCGCAACAAGTACGAGATCGACCACGAGACCGGTCGCATCCGCCTGGACCGGCTGCTGTTCACGGCGATGAGCTACCCGGCCGACTACGGCTACATCGAGGACACCCTCGGTGAGGACGGCGACCCGCTGGACGCCCTGGTCCTGCTGGACGAGCCGACGTTCCCGGGCTGCGTCGTGCGTGCGCGCGCCATCGGCGTCTTCAAGATGGTCGACGAGGCCGGCGGCGACGACAAGATCCTGTGCGTCCCCGCGGGCGACCCGCGCAAGGACGGCATCCAGGACCTGGGTGACGTCAGCGAGTTCACCATCAAGGAGATGCAGCACTTCTTCGAGACCTACAAGGCGCTCGAGCCGGGCAAGTCCGTCGAGGAGGGCTCGCACTGGGTCGGCGTCGACCAGGCCGACAAGGTCATCACCGACGCCCTCCAGCGCGCCAAGGACGAGGGCGTCACCACCGCCCGCTGGGCCATGCCGGGTCACGCACCCGACGACACCGAGCGTTCGATCGACCGCGACGAGTCGACCGACAGCCAGGCCGACAAGCCCGAGGCCTGA
- the dacB gene encoding D-alanyl-D-alanine carboxypeptidase/D-alanyl-D-alanine endopeptidase yields the protein MRTAGKVTAGVGAFAVLIGGYAVLDTYDVVPGVLTTADAQRDPVPAPGQSAPPPAASAQPPVPARAAAVTQAADAPVPTPAKVSALVRPLLKNRYLGPSTAITVRDGRTGQHLLDVNADGSYTPASITKMLSAYAIAHSLDLHSTLDTTVTAGAPGSVVLKAGGDTVLNPGKGDPSAVTGRAGLADLAAQVAARLKASGATTTRVDYDLTHAPGPLQASSWDQGLVDGGYTTRIAMLGLSTERSDPGNPPPKDPARTTVAAFVKALAAQGITATVGRTTTAPAGAQQLGVVHSAPVLDVLGVALQDSDNAMIESLARQGAAKAGKPGDTASVTAWVLQTLRGAGIDLRGVKLADTSGLGDGTTIPARVVADVLGKATAGRDRTFEEVVSRLPTAGLNGTLHNRFGVSGTRGGVGVVRAKTGSLPSVTSLAGTVTDKDGRLLTFTVINNGKQPRGPLDARAALDRIVAALATCGCR from the coding sequence ATGCGGACAGCCGGCAAGGTCACGGCGGGTGTCGGTGCGTTCGCGGTGCTGATCGGTGGTTACGCCGTGCTCGACACGTACGACGTGGTGCCGGGTGTGCTGACCACGGCCGATGCGCAGCGTGACCCGGTGCCCGCGCCCGGCCAGAGCGCACCACCTCCGGCCGCCTCGGCCCAGCCGCCCGTACCCGCACGCGCCGCCGCCGTCACCCAGGCCGCCGACGCGCCGGTGCCCACGCCCGCCAAGGTGAGCGCCCTCGTACGCCCCCTGCTGAAGAACCGCTACCTCGGGCCGAGCACCGCGATCACGGTCCGCGACGGTCGCACCGGGCAGCACCTGCTCGACGTCAACGCCGACGGCAGCTACACCCCGGCGTCGATCACCAAGATGCTCAGCGCGTACGCCATCGCCCACAGCCTCGACCTGCACTCCACGCTCGACACGACCGTCACGGCGGGCGCACCGGGTTCGGTCGTGCTCAAGGCGGGTGGCGACACGGTGCTCAACCCCGGCAAGGGCGACCCCAGCGCCGTCACCGGTCGCGCGGGTCTGGCCGACCTCGCCGCGCAGGTCGCCGCCCGGCTCAAGGCGAGCGGTGCCACGACCACCCGCGTCGACTACGACCTCACGCACGCGCCAGGCCCACTGCAGGCGTCCAGCTGGGACCAGGGGCTGGTCGACGGCGGCTACACCACCCGCATCGCGATGCTCGGCCTGTCGACCGAACGCTCCGACCCGGGCAACCCACCACCCAAGGACCCGGCCCGTACGACGGTGGCTGCGTTCGTGAAAGCCCTTGCGGCGCAAGGGATCACGGCGACGGTCGGTCGTACGACGACGGCGCCGGCCGGCGCGCAGCAGCTCGGTGTCGTGCACTCGGCGCCGGTGCTCGACGTGCTCGGCGTGGCGCTGCAGGACAGCGACAACGCGATGATCGAGTCGCTCGCACGCCAGGGCGCCGCCAAGGCAGGCAAGCCCGGTGACACCGCGTCCGTGACGGCCTGGGTGCTGCAGACGCTGCGCGGTGCCGGCATCGACCTGCGGGGCGTCAAGCTCGCCGACACCAGTGGGCTGGGGGACGGCACCACCATCCCGGCGCGGGTCGTCGCCGACGTCCTCGGCAAGGCGACCGCGGGGCGCGACCGGACGTTCGAGGAGGTCGTGTCACGGCTTCCGACGGCCGGCCTCAACGGCACCCTGCACAACCGGTTCGGGGTGAGCGGCACGCGGGGCGGCGTCGGCGTCGTACGCGCCAAGACCGGCAGCCTGCCCTCGGTCACCAGCCTTGCCGGCACGGTCACCGACAAGGACGGCCGGCTGCTCACGTTCACCGTGATCAACAACGGCAAGCAGCCGCGCGGCCCGCTCGACGCCCGGGCAGCGCTCGACCGCATCGTCGCGGCGCTCGCGACCTGCGGCTGCCGCTGA
- a CDS encoding zinc-dependent metalloprotease produces the protein MTEVPDYIDWQLARRTGHRIVKDGPSVTEGEAHAAVEDLRGAAARAHQPVADTARLHAPDDTSPVHVVDRKRWIDTNVQSMSALLTPVLDQLTSKRPPSATARRISGKITGTETGAVMGYVASRVLGQYDLAPGGTPSLLLVAPNIVQVERQLELDSHDFRLWVCLHEETHRVQFTAVPWLRAHLIERARGLMTDLVPDPEALQQRLQNIAGRLPEMLREGGQGIADLVATPEQRAEMAAITAVMSLLEGHADVVMDEVGPQIVPTVAHIREKFDARRQGAGGVDRLLRRLLGLEAKMRQYRDGAVFVRAVVDRVGVDGFNAVWTSPETLPSAAEIERPEAWVARVHG, from the coding sequence ATGACTGAGGTCCCGGACTACATCGACTGGCAGCTCGCCCGGCGTACCGGCCACCGGATCGTCAAGGACGGCCCGAGCGTCACCGAGGGCGAGGCGCACGCCGCGGTCGAGGACCTGCGCGGCGCTGCGGCCCGCGCCCATCAGCCGGTCGCCGACACCGCGCGCCTGCACGCGCCCGACGACACGAGCCCGGTCCACGTCGTCGACCGCAAGCGGTGGATCGACACCAACGTGCAGTCGATGTCCGCGCTGCTCACCCCGGTCCTGGACCAGCTCACGAGCAAGCGCCCGCCGAGCGCGACGGCCCGTCGGATCAGCGGCAAGATCACCGGCACCGAGACCGGCGCGGTCATGGGATACGTCGCCAGCCGGGTCCTCGGGCAGTACGACCTCGCACCGGGCGGCACGCCCAGCCTGCTGCTCGTGGCGCCCAACATCGTCCAGGTCGAGCGCCAGCTCGAGCTCGACAGCCACGACTTCCGGCTGTGGGTCTGCCTGCACGAGGAGACCCACCGGGTGCAGTTCACGGCGGTGCCGTGGCTGCGCGCCCACCTGATCGAGCGCGCTCGCGGTCTGATGACCGACCTGGTGCCCGACCCCGAGGCGCTGCAGCAGCGGCTGCAGAACATCGCCGGCCGCCTGCCCGAGATGCTGCGCGAGGGCGGCCAGGGCATCGCCGACCTGGTCGCCACGCCCGAGCAGCGCGCCGAGATGGCGGCGATCACCGCGGTGATGTCGCTGCTCGAGGGCCACGCCGACGTCGTGATGGACGAGGTCGGCCCGCAGATCGTCCCGACCGTCGCGCACATCCGCGAGAAGTTCGACGCCCGCCGTCAGGGCGCCGGTGGGGTCGACCGGCTGCTGCGTCGGCTGCTCGGGCTGGAGGCCAAGATGCGCCAGTACCGCGACGGCGCCGTGTTCGTCCGGGCCGTCGTCGACCGGGTCGGCGTCGACGGGTTCAACGCGGTCTGGACCTCGCCCGAGACGCTTCCGAGCGCCGCCGAGATCGAGCGCCCCGAGGCCTGGGTCGCCCGCGTGCACGGCTGA